The proteins below are encoded in one region of Paraburkholderia aromaticivorans:
- a CDS encoding GNAT family N-acetyltransferase yields the protein MESRRNAFDQPIGAPVPGWNGAQAPGREPLVGRYCRIEPVDVERHAEDLYDAYSSATDGRDWTYLTVGPFESLAAYREHLTRAAASTDPLHHTVIDLATGKAVGTLALMRIDRANGVIEVGHVTYSPRLKRTRIATEAMFLLMTQVFDKLGYRRFEWKCDSLNEPSRTAALRYGFTFEGIFRQAIVYRERNRDTAWFSIIDSEWPALRPSYTRWLDTGNFDAQGQQVERLVDLIAQQRSLASGDAQ from the coding sequence ATGGAATCCAGACGTAACGCATTCGACCAGCCGATCGGCGCCCCCGTGCCGGGTTGGAACGGCGCTCAGGCCCCTGGCCGCGAGCCGCTGGTAGGCCGCTATTGCCGGATCGAACCGGTGGACGTGGAACGTCACGCCGAGGACCTCTACGACGCTTACAGCTCCGCCACAGACGGCCGCGACTGGACCTATCTGACGGTCGGTCCGTTCGAGAGTCTCGCCGCCTATCGCGAGCATCTGACGCGCGCCGCCGCCTCCACCGATCCGCTGCACCACACGGTGATCGATCTGGCGACCGGCAAGGCTGTCGGTACGCTGGCGCTGATGCGCATCGACCGCGCGAACGGCGTGATCGAAGTCGGCCACGTCACGTATTCGCCGCGCCTGAAGCGCACGCGCATCGCCACCGAAGCGATGTTTCTGCTGATGACGCAGGTGTTCGACAAACTCGGCTATCGGCGCTTCGAATGGAAGTGCGATTCGTTGAACGAGCCGTCGCGCACGGCGGCGTTGCGCTACGGCTTCACGTTCGAGGGGATCTTCCGTCAGGCGATCGTATATCGCGAACGCAATCGCGATACCGCGTGGTTTTCGATCATCGACAGTGAATGGCCCGCACTGCGTCCGAGCTACACGCGATGGCTGGATACCGGCAACTTCGATGCGCAAGGCCAGCAGGTCGAACGGCTGGTGGATCTGATCGCACAGCAGCGGTCATTGGCAAGCGGCGACGCGCAGTGA
- a CDS encoding nucleobase:cation symporter-2 family protein: MNTAIHPVDRILPKRQMITLGLQHMLVAYIGAIAVPLIVASALKMSPADTTVLISTALFCSGISTILQTVGVWKFGVRLPILQGVAFSSVGPVIAIGTSPGVGFAGVCGAVIGAGLFTMFAAPLVGRLRRFFPPVVTGCIVTVIGLQLFPVAYQWAGGGEAAQQQFGALPFLSVTLFVALVILAINRFANAFLRNLSVLIGLIAGGVLACSLGMGNFTSVAQAPWFTMPMPFHFGTPVFSLVPVLTMIVVMVVQMVESMGLFVAIGDIVDKDVSEEDVVRGMRANGLASAIAGMFAAFPFIAFMENVGLVILTGVRSRWVVAISGVLMCVVALVPKIGAVVASTPSAALGGAGIAMFGVVVAAGVQTLAKVDFERNRYNVLIVGFTIATALIPVMAPQVFKHMPDWTQPFLHSGVVLACLVSVVLNAVLNGAHEEDVVPAHNMVRE, from the coding sequence ATGAACACCGCCATACACCCCGTCGATCGCATTCTGCCGAAGCGCCAGATGATCACGCTCGGTTTGCAGCACATGCTAGTGGCTTACATCGGCGCCATTGCGGTGCCGCTGATCGTCGCGTCGGCACTGAAGATGTCGCCGGCCGACACCACCGTGCTCATCAGCACGGCGCTGTTTTGCTCGGGCATCTCGACGATTCTGCAAACCGTCGGCGTCTGGAAGTTCGGTGTGCGTCTGCCGATTCTGCAAGGCGTCGCATTCAGCAGCGTCGGGCCGGTGATCGCAATCGGCACGAGTCCGGGCGTCGGCTTTGCCGGCGTGTGTGGCGCGGTGATTGGCGCGGGTCTGTTCACGATGTTCGCCGCGCCGCTGGTCGGGCGCTTACGAAGATTCTTCCCACCCGTGGTGACCGGCTGCATCGTGACGGTGATCGGCTTGCAGTTGTTTCCCGTCGCATATCAATGGGCCGGTGGCGGCGAGGCCGCGCAACAGCAGTTCGGCGCGCTGCCCTTCCTGAGCGTCACGCTGTTCGTCGCACTGGTGATTCTCGCGATCAACCGCTTTGCCAATGCGTTCCTGCGCAATCTGTCAGTGCTGATCGGTTTGATTGCCGGTGGCGTTCTGGCGTGCTCGCTCGGCATGGGGAACTTCACGAGCGTGGCGCAGGCGCCGTGGTTCACCATGCCGATGCCGTTTCACTTTGGCACGCCCGTGTTTTCGCTGGTGCCGGTGCTGACGATGATCGTCGTGATGGTGGTGCAGATGGTCGAATCCATGGGCCTGTTCGTCGCGATCGGCGACATCGTCGATAAGGACGTGAGTGAGGAGGACGTGGTGCGCGGCATGCGCGCCAACGGTCTGGCGAGCGCGATTGCCGGCATGTTCGCGGCGTTTCCGTTCATCGCGTTCATGGAGAACGTCGGGCTCGTCATTCTGACCGGCGTGCGCAGCCGCTGGGTGGTGGCGATCAGCGGCGTGCTGATGTGCGTAGTGGCGCTAGTGCCGAAGATTGGTGCGGTCGTAGCCTCGACGCCCTCCGCGGCGCTCGGCGGCGCAGGTATCGCCATGTTCGGCGTAGTGGTCGCGGCGGGTGTGCAGACGTTGGCGAAGGTGGACTTCGAGCGCAATCGCTACAACGTGCTGATCGTCGGCTTTACGATCGCCACCGCGTTGATTCCGGTGATGGCGCCACAAGTCTTCAAGCACATGCCCGACTGGACACAACCGTTCCTGCATAGCGGCGTGGTGCTGGCGTGCCTCGTTTCCGTGGTGCTGAACGCGGTGCTCAACGGCGCGCATGAAGAAGACGTGGTGCCGGCGCACAACATGGTCCGCGAATAA
- the thrS gene encoding threonine--tRNA ligase — translation MNDIDHRVLGNKLDLFHQQEEGAGMVFWHPRGWELYRVLEDYVRARMRRAGFREIRTPQLLARSLWEKSGHWEKFGAAMYSLADAEEGRALCLKPMSCPCHVQVFNQRVRSYRELPVRYSEFGACHRDEPSGSLEGLKRTRAFVQDDAHVFCMEAHIEAEVGRFCALLRAVYADLGFPEFKVALATRPAMRAGDDQTWERAEDALANAARAAGLEFDVLEGEGAFYGPKLEFHLMDSRARSWQCGTIQLDFVLPERLDAEFVNERNERERPVMIHHAVLGSMERFIAMLIEHHEGWLPVWLAPEQVVVATISDANCAYAQEVMQALDDAGVRAVLDSRPERLEKKIVDAREKQVPLLVVVGSRDERDRTISIRLRDGRQMTLSFAEGVEYLRVAARPPVVASRI, via the coding sequence GTGAACGACATCGACCATCGTGTACTAGGCAATAAACTCGACCTCTTCCATCAACAGGAAGAAGGCGCCGGCATGGTTTTCTGGCATCCGCGCGGCTGGGAGCTGTATCGCGTGCTCGAAGATTATGTGCGTGCGCGCATGCGTCGCGCAGGTTTTCGCGAGATTCGCACGCCGCAATTGCTGGCGCGCTCGCTGTGGGAAAAGAGCGGGCATTGGGAGAAGTTCGGCGCGGCGATGTATTCGTTGGCCGATGCAGAAGAAGGCCGCGCGCTGTGTCTGAAGCCGATGAGTTGTCCCTGTCATGTGCAGGTGTTTAATCAGCGCGTGCGGTCGTATCGCGAGTTGCCGGTGCGGTACAGCGAGTTCGGCGCCTGTCATCGAGACGAACCGTCGGGTTCGCTGGAAGGGCTGAAGCGCACGCGTGCTTTCGTACAGGACGATGCGCATGTGTTCTGCATGGAGGCTCATATCGAGGCGGAAGTCGGCCGCTTCTGTGCGTTGCTGCGCGCGGTCTACGCGGATCTCGGTTTTCCCGAGTTCAAGGTCGCGCTAGCGACGCGGCCGGCCATGCGCGCGGGCGACGATCAAACGTGGGAACGCGCGGAAGATGCGTTGGCGAACGCGGCGCGTGCGGCTGGTCTTGAGTTCGACGTGCTCGAAGGAGAGGGCGCTTTTTATGGGCCGAAACTCGAATTTCATCTGATGGACAGCCGCGCGCGGAGTTGGCAGTGCGGCACGATCCAGCTTGATTTCGTGTTGCCCGAGCGGCTCGACGCGGAGTTCGTCAACGAGCGCAATGAGCGTGAGCGGCCTGTGATGATTCATCACGCGGTGCTTGGCAGCATGGAGCGGTTCATCGCGATGCTGATCGAGCACCACGAGGGATGGTTGCCGGTGTGGCTGGCTCCTGAACAGGTCGTGGTTGCGACGATTAGCGATGCGAATTGCGCTTACGCGCAAGAGGTCATGCAGGCGCTCGATGATGCCGGTGTCAGGGCGGTGCTTGATAGCAGGCCTGAACGGCTGGAGAAGAAGATCGTCGATGCGCGCGAGAAGCAGGTGCCGCTTCTGGTCGTGGTGGGTTCGCGCGATGAGCGGGATCGGACGATTAGTATTCGCTTGCGGGATGGGCGGCAAATGACTTTGTCGTTTGCCGAGGGCGTCGAGTATTTGAGGGTGGCGGCGCGGCCGCCTGTGGTGGCGTCGAGGATTTGA
- a CDS encoding PLP-dependent aminotransferase family protein encodes MIEIIGPLASPAASAAAGNGAKPEPLQKQLLERLQQAILAGRLPAGSLLPSSRLLAAEMGVSRNTVVIAYEHLAAVGYVVADKKGTRVSPLSSPSARGEPPSQPAAPEVAYASRVGQFAATRTHADNTFPLTPGTPALDRFPVTAWRRALERAMERALPLALGYGTPAGEPALRDAIAAHLRMARGVRCEGSQVVITEGAQEALNLCVRLFTNPGDVAWVEDPGYRGAKAAFNLGDLTALPIPVDAEGMAVPSDAWRTQPPKLIYTSPAHQYPTGSVLSVARRLELIAQARRSGAWLIEDDYDGEFRHTGEPIASMQGLVEDAPVLYVGSFSKTMFPALRIGFVVLPRPIAAHTAVAVQEMLRGGHRLEQLALAHFIESGEFGRHLGRMRRLYRERQQALRDALTTHFAPSQILGGNCGMHLTLRLPPRIDDRTLAERALAQGLNPRALSGFALQPRAETNGLVIGYGNTPAERLAPAIRVLAGLAAELDGKPKRRPAATSGTKMHV; translated from the coding sequence ATGATCGAGATCATTGGCCCGCTTGCCAGCCCGGCTGCGTCGGCGGCCGCCGGCAACGGTGCAAAGCCCGAGCCGCTGCAAAAACAATTGCTCGAGCGCCTGCAGCAGGCGATTCTCGCGGGCCGTTTGCCGGCGGGATCGCTGCTGCCGTCGTCGCGCCTGCTCGCGGCGGAAATGGGCGTCTCGCGCAACACGGTGGTGATCGCGTACGAGCATCTGGCCGCCGTCGGCTATGTGGTCGCCGACAAGAAGGGCACGCGCGTGAGCCCGCTCTCCAGCCCGTCCGCACGCGGTGAGCCGCCCTCGCAGCCTGCCGCGCCGGAGGTGGCCTACGCGTCGCGCGTCGGGCAGTTCGCGGCCACGCGCACCCACGCCGACAACACCTTCCCTCTGACGCCCGGCACGCCCGCGCTGGACCGATTCCCGGTGACCGCGTGGCGGCGCGCGCTCGAGCGCGCGATGGAGCGCGCATTGCCCCTCGCGCTGGGCTACGGCACGCCCGCTGGCGAGCCCGCGTTGCGCGACGCCATCGCCGCACATTTGCGCATGGCGCGCGGCGTGCGCTGCGAAGGATCGCAGGTGGTGATCACCGAGGGCGCGCAGGAGGCGCTGAACCTGTGCGTGCGCCTTTTCACCAATCCGGGCGATGTCGCGTGGGTCGAGGACCCCGGCTATCGCGGCGCGAAGGCCGCGTTCAATCTGGGCGACCTGACCGCGCTGCCGATACCCGTCGACGCGGAAGGCATGGCGGTGCCATCCGACGCATGGCGCACGCAGCCGCCGAAGCTGATCTACACGTCGCCCGCGCATCAGTATCCGACGGGTTCGGTGCTGTCCGTGGCGCGTCGTCTGGAGCTGATTGCCCAGGCGCGCCGCAGCGGCGCGTGGCTAATCGAAGACGATTACGACGGCGAGTTCCGCCACACCGGCGAGCCGATTGCCAGCATGCAAGGGCTGGTGGAGGACGCGCCGGTGTTGTACGTCGGCTCGTTCAGCAAAACGATGTTTCCCGCGCTGCGCATCGGCTTCGTGGTGTTGCCGCGACCGATCGCGGCGCACACTGCCGTCGCGGTGCAGGAGATGCTGCGCGGCGGCCATCGGCTGGAACAACTGGCGCTTGCGCATTTCATCGAGAGCGGCGAGTTCGGGCGGCATCTCGGGCGCATGCGGCGTCTGTATCGCGAGCGCCAGCAGGCGTTGCGCGACGCGCTGACCACGCATTTCGCGCCGTCGCAGATTCTCGGCGGCAATTGCGGCATGCATCTGACGCTGCGCTTGCCGCCGCGCATCGATGACCGGACCCTGGCCGAACGCGCGCTCGCGCAAGGGCTCAATCCGCGTGCGCTGTCGGGTTTCGCGTTACAGCCGCGCGCCGAAACGAATGGGCTCGTGATCGGTTACGGCAATACGCCTGCCGAACGACTGGCGCCCGCAATTCGCGTGCTGGCCGGGCTCGCGGCCGAGTTGGACGGCAAGCCGAAGCGCCGTCCGGCAGCCACGTCGGGCACGAAGATGCACGTGTAA
- a CDS encoding amidohydrolase family protein → MQTEALLIKNPAAVMSGMGGERARLGQVDLRIRQGRIESIAPNLEPRADERVIDARSCVVYPGWVNTHHHLFQNLLKAVPSGINADLQEWLAAVPYPRLARFTPDLARVAARLGLAELLLSGVTTCADHHYLYHADGTTETGDLLFDEAASFGMRFVLCRGGALQAAGDHPGFSKVALKPETLDQMLADIERLKSRYHDGGEASMRRVVVAPTTPTFSLPPELLPEVARAARRMGLRLHTHLSETTRYVDFCKERFNKLPVEFVADHEWLGPDVWFAHLVHLQASEIAMLAETGSGCSHCPVSNARLGSGIAPAPQMAAAGVPMSLAVDGVASNESGSMTNEAHFAWLVHRAAQGASATTVEETIHWGSAGGAGVLGLDAVGTLEVGKAADFVLYDVSDLRFNGFHDVAVAPVTAGEPARVRYNVVNGRVVVDNGVIPGLDLDALRYEAAEGVKLLLAD, encoded by the coding sequence ATGCAAACTGAAGCGTTGCTGATCAAGAACCCTGCCGCCGTGATGAGCGGAATGGGCGGCGAGCGCGCAAGGCTCGGCCAGGTCGATCTGCGGATTCGCCAAGGCCGCATCGAATCCATCGCGCCGAATCTCGAACCTCGTGCCGATGAACGCGTGATCGACGCGCGTTCCTGTGTGGTTTATCCGGGCTGGGTGAACACGCACCATCATCTGTTCCAGAACCTGCTGAAGGCCGTGCCGTCTGGTATCAATGCGGATTTGCAGGAATGGCTGGCTGCCGTGCCGTATCCGCGTCTCGCGCGCTTTACGCCGGATCTGGCGCGCGTTGCCGCTCGCCTGGGTCTTGCCGAGTTGCTGCTCTCCGGCGTGACGACCTGCGCCGATCATCACTATCTCTATCACGCGGACGGCACCACCGAAACCGGCGATCTGCTATTCGACGAAGCGGCTTCGTTCGGCATGCGCTTCGTGCTGTGTCGTGGCGGCGCATTGCAGGCGGCGGGAGATCATCCGGGTTTTTCCAAAGTCGCGCTCAAGCCTGAGACGCTCGATCAGATGCTCGCCGATATCGAACGTTTGAAGTCGCGCTATCACGATGGTGGCGAGGCTTCGATGCGTCGCGTTGTCGTCGCGCCGACCACGCCGACGTTTTCCTTGCCGCCCGAACTGTTGCCTGAAGTCGCGCGCGCGGCTCGGCGGATGGGTTTGAGGTTGCATACGCATCTGTCCGAGACGACCCGATACGTCGATTTCTGCAAGGAGCGTTTCAACAAACTGCCGGTGGAGTTCGTTGCCGATCACGAGTGGCTTGGACCCGATGTCTGGTTTGCGCACCTCGTGCATCTGCAAGCGAGCGAGATCGCGATGCTCGCTGAAACTGGCAGCGGTTGCTCGCATTGCCCGGTCAGTAATGCGCGGTTGGGCAGCGGCATCGCGCCTGCGCCGCAAATGGCGGCCGCGGGCGTGCCGATGTCGCTCGCCGTGGATGGCGTGGCGTCGAACGAATCCGGCAGCATGACCAACGAAGCGCATTTCGCGTGGCTCGTGCATCGCGCGGCGCAGGGCGCGTCCGCGACCACTGTGGAAGAGACGATCCACTGGGGCAGCGCAGGCGGCGCAGGCGTGCTCGGACTCGACGCGGTCGGGACGCTTGAAGTCGGCAAGGCGGCGGACTTCGTGCTGTATGACGTTAGCGACCTGCGCTTCAACGGTTTTCACGATGTTGCCGTTGCGCCGGTGACGGCGGGCGAGCCGGCGCGCGTTCGCTACAACGTGGTGAATGGCCGCGTGGTGGTCGATAACGGCGTGATTCCGGGTCTCGATCTCGACGCGCTTCGTTATGAAGCCGCCGAGGGCGTGAAGTTGCTGCTGGCCGATTAA
- a CDS encoding UbiX family flavin prenyltransferase, translating into MSARRLVVGISGASGFAYGVRLLQLLRQLDIETHLTVSRSALLTMTHETDYKFADVSALASATYRCDDMAAAISSGSFRSLGMIVAPCSMKTLAEIASGMSSSLISRAADVTLKERRPLVLLARETPYTLAHLRNMIAVTEMGAIVAPPVPAFYARPASLDQMIDHTLGRVLDLFGLEAGTVKRWREVETQAPYIA; encoded by the coding sequence ATGAGCGCGCGGCGACTCGTGGTCGGCATCAGCGGCGCATCCGGCTTTGCGTACGGTGTACGCCTGCTGCAATTGCTGCGTCAACTCGATATCGAAACGCATTTGACCGTCTCGCGCAGCGCGCTGCTCACGATGACGCACGAAACCGACTACAAGTTCGCCGACGTCAGCGCGCTGGCCAGCGCCACCTATCGTTGCGACGACATGGCCGCGGCCATTTCCAGCGGCTCGTTCCGCTCGCTGGGCATGATCGTCGCGCCGTGTTCGATGAAGACACTTGCCGAAATTGCCAGCGGCATGTCGTCGAGCCTGATTTCACGCGCCGCCGACGTCACGTTGAAAGAGCGCCGCCCGCTAGTACTGCTGGCGCGTGAAACGCCGTACACGCTGGCGCATCTGCGCAACATGATTGCCGTAACCGAAATGGGCGCGATCGTCGCGCCACCCGTGCCGGCGTTTTACGCGCGCCCCGCTTCCCTCGACCAGATGATCGATCACACGCTTGGCCGCGTGCTCGATCTGTTCGGCCTCGAAGCGGGCACCGTCAAACGCTGGCGAGAAGTTGAAACACAAGCACCGTATATCGCCTGA
- a CDS encoding aminoglycoside phosphotransferase family protein, with the protein MFTEYIVKWDLQQDGEPIRTHSSRLLPVRHHGMPAMLKVAQEPEEKFGARLMLWWDGEGAARVLAHDADALLLERAQSSHALADLARTGNSDADDQATDILCATAARLHAPRNKPLPELIDLPRWFASLWPAAQKYGGWLQDSASVAQALLATPQDPVVLHGDIHHGNVLDFGPRGWQAIDPKGLYGERGFDYANIFCNPDDKSALRPGSFERRVERVARMAGLDRRRLLQWILAWSGLSAAWIIETGEAPDIDREIGKLAAEALKR; encoded by the coding sequence ATGTTCACCGAGTACATCGTCAAATGGGATCTGCAGCAGGACGGCGAGCCGATTCGCACGCACAGCAGCCGGCTGCTGCCGGTGCGCCACCACGGCATGCCCGCAATGCTGAAAGTCGCGCAGGAACCCGAAGAGAAATTCGGCGCGCGGTTGATGCTGTGGTGGGACGGCGAAGGCGCGGCCCGCGTGCTCGCGCACGATGCCGACGCCCTGCTGCTCGAGCGCGCGCAAAGCAGTCACGCGCTGGCGGATCTGGCACGCACCGGCAATAGCGACGCCGACGACCAAGCCACCGACATTCTCTGCGCCACCGCCGCGCGGCTCCACGCGCCGCGAAACAAACCGCTGCCCGAATTGATCGATTTGCCACGCTGGTTTGCAAGCCTCTGGCCTGCCGCGCAAAAATACGGCGGCTGGTTGCAGGACAGCGCCAGCGTCGCGCAAGCTTTACTCGCCACGCCGCAAGACCCTGTGGTGCTGCACGGCGACATCCATCACGGCAACGTACTCGATTTCGGCCCGCGCGGCTGGCAGGCGATCGACCCGAAAGGCCTCTACGGCGAACGCGGATTCGACTACGCGAACATTTTCTGCAATCCCGACGACAAATCGGCATTGCGACCGGGGTCGTTCGAGCGTCGCGTGGAACGGGTCGCGCGGATGGCCGGACTCGACCGGCGCCGTCTGCTGCAGTGGATACTGGCGTGGTCCGGTTTGTCCGCGGCGTGGATTATCGAGACGGGCGAGGCGCCCGACATCGATAGGGAGATCGGCAAGCTGGCTGCCGAGGCGCTCAAGCGCTGA
- a CDS encoding flavin reductase family protein — protein sequence MKITREPVALPRATQLLNHGPVTIITSAHGGRSNVMAASWAMPLDFNPPKVVVVVDSRTLTRQLIEASGVFGLQMPSRGFAAQTLAVGTNAGTELDKFSAFDLETFPAQQIDVPMLAGCITWMECRVIPDDSQRHDLIIGEVVAAYADSRVYSNNRWHFGDDPDLRTCHYVAGGTFFATGDAFEVDAVANGAAE from the coding sequence ATGAAAATCACCCGAGAACCCGTGGCCTTGCCGCGGGCCACGCAGCTGCTGAATCATGGGCCGGTCACGATCATCACCAGCGCGCACGGCGGCCGCTCGAACGTGATGGCGGCGTCGTGGGCGATGCCGCTCGACTTCAATCCGCCGAAGGTCGTGGTGGTAGTGGATAGCCGCACGCTCACGCGACAACTGATCGAGGCAAGCGGCGTGTTCGGACTACAAATGCCGAGCCGTGGATTCGCTGCGCAAACGCTGGCGGTGGGTACGAACGCGGGCACCGAACTCGACAAGTTCTCCGCCTTCGACCTGGAGACGTTCCCCGCGCAACAGATCGACGTGCCCATGCTCGCGGGTTGCATCACGTGGATGGAGTGCAGAGTCATTCCGGACGATAGCCAGCGCCACGATCTGATCATCGGCGAAGTTGTCGCAGCGTATGCGGATAGCCGCGTGTACTCGAACAACCGCTGGCATTTCGGCGATGATCCCGATCTGCGCACCTGTCACTACGTGGCCGGCGGGACGTTCTTTGCCACGGGCGATGCGTTCGAGGTGGACGCCGTGGCGAATGGCGCGGCGGAGTGA
- a CDS encoding CobW family GTP-binding protein, translated as MNHIHTTHNEIEKIPVTVLTGFLGAGKTTLLNYILREKHGRKIAVIENEFGEIGIDGGLVLESTEEIYEMTNGCVCCVGAVREDLVRIVRMLVERPDRLDHIIVETSGLADPYPVAQTFFLDDPIAKQVTLDAVVTMVDAKHIAAHLDDLVLDGSDNQAVDQIVCADRIVINKVDLVGPDDIASLTQRIRGLNATAEIVESSYAQIDLGKILGVGANEFSQILVETDGLHEGEHAHGHEDHEHEHEHEHEHAHHDDDHADHQHDESVSSVGIEVDADIDLDALQAWLAELRDSDAANLFRMKGILAVQGQSHRYVLQGVHNVIELRAAQVWGSEPRSCRIVFIGRDLDRAALTDRFHACLAVPVAA; from the coding sequence ATGAATCACATTCACACCACCCACAACGAAATCGAGAAAATCCCCGTCACGGTGCTGACCGGCTTTCTCGGCGCCGGCAAAACGACACTGCTCAACTACATCCTGCGCGAGAAGCACGGCCGCAAGATCGCGGTGATCGAAAACGAGTTCGGCGAAATCGGCATCGACGGTGGCCTCGTGCTCGAATCGACCGAAGAGATTTACGAAATGACGAACGGCTGCGTGTGCTGCGTCGGCGCGGTGCGCGAGGATCTGGTGAGGATCGTGCGTATGCTGGTAGAACGGCCGGACCGGCTCGATCACATCATCGTCGAAACCAGCGGGCTCGCCGATCCGTATCCGGTTGCGCAGACGTTCTTTCTCGATGATCCCATCGCCAAACAAGTCACCCTCGACGCCGTCGTCACGATGGTGGACGCGAAGCATATCGCTGCGCATCTGGACGATCTGGTACTCGACGGCAGCGACAATCAGGCCGTCGATCAGATCGTGTGCGCGGACCGTATCGTCATCAACAAGGTTGATCTGGTGGGACCGGACGATATCGCTTCGCTCACGCAGCGCATTCGCGGACTCAATGCCACGGCGGAAATCGTCGAGTCGAGCTATGCGCAGATCGACCTCGGGAAGATTCTCGGCGTAGGCGCGAACGAGTTCTCGCAGATTCTCGTCGAGACCGATGGCTTGCATGAAGGAGAACACGCGCATGGCCATGAAGACCATGAGCATGAGCATGAGCACGAGCACGAGCACGCTCATCACGACGACGATCACGCCGACCACCAGCACGACGAAAGCGTTTCCTCGGTTGGGATCGAAGTCGATGCGGATATCGACCTCGATGCACTGCAAGCGTGGCTCGCCGAGTTACGCGACTCGGATGCCGCGAACCTGTTCCGTATGAAAGGCATTCTCGCCGTGCAAGGCCAGTCGCATCGCTATGTGCTGCAAGGCGTGCACAACGTCATCGAACTGCGCGCGGCGCAAGTGTGGGGCAGTGAGCCGCGTTCGTGCCGCATCGTTTTCATCGGACGCGATCTCGATCGCGCCGCACTGACCGACCGCTTCCATGCCTGTCTTGCCGTGCCGGTTGCGGCCTGA
- a CDS encoding maleate cis-trans isomerase family protein has product MQSKRIRLGILTPSSNTALEPMTAAMLSELPRVSAHFARFTVTEIALSEQALGQFDVSRILAAARQLGDARVDVIGWSGTSAGWLGFERDQALCRQITEATGIPATTSVLALNEIFEKTGVRRLGLVSPYTDDVQQRIVRNYEKLGIECVAERHLGLQDNFSFAEVPDTQLSIMMREAAFARPDAVTTFCTNLHAAHLVRAFETATDVPAYDTVATVVWKALRMVGVDMEPLGRWGRLFAEVR; this is encoded by the coding sequence ATGCAAAGCAAACGAATCCGGCTCGGTATTCTGACGCCGTCGTCGAACACCGCGCTCGAGCCGATGACGGCGGCGATGCTGAGCGAACTGCCGCGCGTCAGCGCGCATTTTGCCCGCTTCACGGTGACGGAGATCGCGTTGTCCGAGCAGGCGCTCGGCCAGTTCGATGTGAGCCGGATTCTGGCGGCCGCGCGTCAACTGGGCGATGCGCGGGTGGACGTGATCGGCTGGAGCGGCACGTCGGCGGGGTGGCTGGGGTTCGAGCGCGATCAGGCGCTGTGTCGACAGATTACGGAGGCGACGGGCATTCCTGCGACGACTTCAGTGCTGGCGCTTAACGAGATCTTTGAGAAGACCGGCGTACGGCGATTGGGTCTCGTTTCGCCTTATACCGATGATGTTCAGCAGCGGATCGTGCGTAACTACGAGAAGCTTGGCATCGAATGCGTGGCTGAGCGGCATTTGGGGCTGCAGGATAATTTCAGCTTTGCCGAAGTGCCCGATACACAACTCTCGATCATGATGCGCGAAGCCGCGTTCGCGAGACCGGATGCGGTGACGACCTTCTGCACGAATTTGCATGCGGCGCATCTGGTGCGTGCGTTTGAGACGGCTACGGATGTTCCCGCGTATGACACGGTGGCGACGGTGGTTTGGAAGGCGTTGAGGATGGTGGGGGTGGATATGGAGCCGTTGGGGCGGTGGGGGCGGTTGTTTGCGGAGGTGCGGTAG
- a CDS encoding GNAT family N-acetyltransferase gives MTIHIRPAYAADAALILRFITELAVYEKAKHEVVATVDDIEASLFSAASSAKALICEMNGEPIGFCVYFFSYSTWLGKQGLYLEDLYVSPASRGSGAGKQMLRHLARIACDTGCGRFEWSVLDWNEPAIGFYESIGASAQSEWVRYRLAGDALKKFAEGDA, from the coding sequence TTGACTATCCATATCCGTCCCGCTTACGCCGCCGACGCAGCGTTGATTCTTCGCTTCATCACCGAACTCGCGGTGTACGAAAAGGCGAAGCACGAAGTCGTCGCGACCGTCGACGACATCGAAGCGAGCCTGTTTTCCGCCGCTTCCAGCGCGAAGGCGCTGATCTGCGAGATGAACGGGGAGCCCATCGGCTTTTGCGTCTACTTTTTTTCGTACTCCACCTGGCTCGGCAAGCAGGGGCTTTATCTGGAGGACCTGTACGTGTCGCCGGCATCGCGTGGCAGTGGCGCGGGCAAACAGATGCTGCGCCACCTCGCGCGCATTGCCTGCGACACCGGTTGCGGCCGCTTCGAATGGAGCGTGCTCGACTGGAACGAGCCGGCCATCGGCTTCTATGAATCGATCGGCGCGAGCGCGCAAAGCGAATGGGTGCGGTATCGGTTGGCGGGAGACGCGCTGAAGAAGTTTGCCGAGGGCGACGCGTGA